CAAGGTAACTCAGTTTTACATCCCAACAGTATTTATAAATGGAGCTGTACTGCTGCAGTGCAACCATTCTTTAGATGCAGAGGAAGTGGTCAACACTATGTTATGAATACACCATACAAGGCTTTGACAAATCTAAGTTAAGGTCAGATGAGGAAAATCTTATGCTTTCCAGATTTTCATGTTCTCCTCTCCTACAAGCTGCAAAGCTATGTCACTACAGATTTAAAtgtattaaacaaacaaaacagcaaataatgTTTTTCCCCAACACAAACCCAAGAGCTTTACACATTAGCAAAATGCAGCACAGATTCCAATGGACTGTTGCATTGAACaaaatagatatttatttttttttgtctggtggacaaaaagctggacaggaaccagcagtgtgcacttgcagcctggatgTCCAACAGTAccctgggctacatcaaaaaAGGGATGGCCATTTTAAGGCACCATCTGGAGCTCTGAGTCCAGGCTTAATGGCCCCTGCACAGGAAGCATGTAGAGCTGTTGGAATGTAGCTGATGGAAGGCTTAGAagtcacagagtcatagaattgctcaggttggaaaggactttcaagatcatcaagtccaaccacaacctaaccatattaccctaactctaacctAACTCATATTACCCACTGCATTATATGTGTCACAGAAGAGAATTTTATCCTTCTTGTTGAGATGCATGGAATCCAGGGGCGATTTTTGAAGGACTCTCAAACAGAATTATTTGCCATTTTGTAAGCTATTGAATTATCTCATTTGTTATATCCTTTAATGTCATCATGGTAGATTGATAGAAATAGATTAACATGCCTCTAAgttatcttaaaaaaagaaaaggctgtaGGTCCTACTTTCCATTTAAATCTGTTGTTTAATAGCATTCAAGAAGAGTCCTTAATATTAAAGCTAAAAANNNNNNNNNNNNNNNNNNNNNNNNNNNNNNNNNNNNNNNNNNNNNNNNNNNNNNNNNNNNNNNNNNNNNNNNNNNNNNNNNNNNNNNNNNNNNNNNNNNNGTGTGTTGCTGCTGGGATCCGTGCGGTGCTTGAGGAGGACGCCTGTGTGCCTTCTGCTGAGCAGCGACGCAGCACTGCTTGCTTACGCTGAGCTTGGTCCTGCAAGTGATCGGCCTGCAAGTGCCTGTTTATACCTTCAGGTCTGTCGGTGTAGAATGTGATAAAATCTTCTGAATCTAATGCCAGTGAGGaggaaaatatggaaaagaTTTTTAGGAGTGGTCCTTCAGCATTCCCTGTGTCCTGGATGTGCAATGGCTGTGTGAGGGCAAGAGGCAGAGAGCCCATTCCCCTGGAGGAgcgggctgtgctctgtggtgTGAGGCTGCAGGAACCTGTGCAGGGTGTCAGGGTGCGACTTACTTTGGCAGTGCACGATGGTGATGGTTACGGCAGTGAGGAGCAGGAGGCCGGTGCCAGCCACTCgaacacagaggaaaacatcACAGATGGAATTCAGTGTCTTCTCATTGCTTGTTCCTGCCTATTCCGgtgcttaacaatcctttctgtagagaagcttttcctgatatccaacctaaacttcccctggcCAACTTGAggacatttccccttgtcctgtcacctgtcaccagtgagaagagaccagccccactctcgctgcaatcacctttcaggtatttgaagagagcaataaggtctcccctcagcctccttttccctaTACTATatagccccagttccttcagtctctcctcatagggcatattctccaagccgTTCACAAGCATTGTTGaccttctttggacctgctccagcacctccatgtcctttctgttcCCCTTTCTTGGCGAACTGGACACACTACTGGCTCTCATTCAGCCGAgtgtccatcagtacaccaaggtccctttccatcaggcaactctccagccactcttccccaagcctgtatGGTTGCTTGGGgctgttgtgaccaaaatgcaggacccaaaACATAGTCCTATTGCAAGGCAAATGGTTTACCTTGGCTCATTcatccagtctatccaggtccctctgtagtgcctttctcctctCAGACAGATCAACACTCCTTCTCAATTtagtgtcacctgcaaacttactgagtgtgcactcaatcccctcatcaagatgtttgataaagatgttgaatagGATTGGCCCTTGGACCGAGCACGTGGGGACACATCTCGTGACCGtctgccagctggatttaactctaTTGACCACAACACGCTGGGCCctgccatccagccagtgtttcacaCAGCAGAGCACATGTCCATCCGTACCATGGGCAGCCTCTTTTCCACGATGATGTTGTGGGGGACATTGTCAAAGGCTTTACAGTAGTCCGGGTAGACCACATTGACAGCCCTACCTTCACGCACTAAGCGGATCcccttgtcatagaatgaaatcaggctTGTTAACAGGATTTTGCCCATGAGAACTGAATGAATCTATAGAACACACTGAGAGTGTTAAGAATTAGATGCGTTTAATGAGGAATACTTCAGAAGTGAGAGAGAGGTTGGGGTATGAGAGCTGAGTTTTGGGAGTGATTGAAGCGCAGGCTGAGAAGGAGCAGCCAAATGCCCGCGCTGCATCAGGGCAGCTGTGTGTGTTGCTGCTGGGATCCGTGCGGTGCTTGAGGAGGACGCCTGTGTGCCTTCTGCTGAGCAGCGACGCAGCACTGCTTGCTTACGCTGAGCTTGGTCCTGCAAGTGATCGGCTTGTGGTGAGCGCGTCTGACGCGTGGCTGTGTTTatttcagcactgctgatgCTTCCAGCTCTTAGCACGAGAGCATCTGATCTCATTAGGAAAGTGGAATTCAAATCTTCACTGAAGGTTTCACGATTTAGTCTCAAAccacaatcttttttttctaatgggagatggaaatggaaaatgttgtGACTTGACCTCACCTAGTTTAGCCTCTCGGGAGAGTCTCTGGAAGGCCTTGTTCCTGCTCCTGTGGCTCTAAGCTGCCTTAGAGCAGCTCCATATCCATCTCCCAGAACCATATCCTTCCCTGTTGTGCATCTTTATCACTAATTCAGAGTGCATTCAGCTGATAGCAATGTTGAACCAGGAATTTCAGCAGAAAACCCAGGCGTGGTGTAAAAATGTGTCCTTCTTCTGCCTACTGCAGAAATTAATGCACCTAGTAGGTCTTGACTGCTAATCCAAATCAGGGtagaaaggcaaaaataaataattcagttaAATTTTGTGTTTTGGTACTTACACCAGATTCTGGATGGCATAGCCAGTGCGGTTTGGTAGAGGAAGATGTCTGAGTTTATAATTTCTTGTCTGCCACTGAAGAAagttataaatatttctgaagctaATCTTGAAGTTGAGGAAAATTTGGAAAAGGATTTTAAGAGAGGTCCTTCAGCATTCCCTGTGTCCTGGGTACGCAATGGCTGCATGAGGGCAACAAGCAGAGAGCCCATTCCCCTGGAGGAgcgggctgtgctctgtggtgTGAGGCTGCAAGTGCCTTTGCAGGGTGTCAGGGTGTGACTTACTTTGGCAATGCGTGATGGTGATGGTTATGGCAGTGAGGAGCAGGAGGCCGGTGCCAGCCACTCGAACCCAGAGGAAAATATTACAGATGGAATTCAGCGTGTTTTTGTTACTTATTCctgcaggaagaaagagaagatagaGGAAAAGCCCAGCTGCAGACATCTACCTGTGTCCTGAAATGCCTGTATTCAGCACAGACTTTAATTTGGCCACTTTTGATCaaagcagccctgctggcagAACCCCTGCCTCCCCACAGCTGGGTTACCTGCATGTGGGCCCTGTTGTGAGTTGTCCTTCGTGGTGACCTGGCTGCTCTGGGTGGTGGCAGTGGATGTGATGTGTTCTGCTGTTGTTGTGAGTGGATGGAAAAATGGATGAGTACagtgaaatacaagaaaagagCCTTCTCCCACTCCTGCCAGGCCATAGATGAACCTGTGGCCAGCACTGTGGGTGGACTCCGTGCCGAGGCCCATTTTGACCTGTGATGCCCTGACATGCTGATGTGAGGTTTGCTTGCATTGCTAAGCTGCCCAGCCATGAAACCTGAGGGCTGTGTGCTCAGAATCTCTTTCCAGCATCCTCAGAAATTCTGAGCTCTTTAGGTGGTTTCATGCCCTCATTGACAGCTCTCTGGGAAAGATGATCAGAATTCTCTCTTCTTCTGACATCCCAGAATgcctgcagtcagcacagccTTGAATTCATGCTGTTCCAAGCaatccagcactgctggcagagccCCTACCTCCCCACAGCTGGGTTACCTGCATCTGGGCCCTGTTGTGAGTTGTCCTTCATGGTGACCTGGCTGCTCTGGGTGGtggctgtgtgtgtggtggGTGCTGCTGTTGTGACTGGAAAGACAAAATAAGTGAATATAGTGAGGTACAACAGAAGAGCTTCCTCCAATCTGTGCCAGGATGCAGCTGGAATAGGAAGTACTTTTATAGGGTCTGCATTGACCCTATTGAGTGATGCTTTCACATGCTACCCAGCCCTGGAAACAGGATGATTTGGGCTCCTAATTTCTTAACAGCCCCCTCTGTATGTGTGAGATCTTAGTTATCTCTGTTATAAAACATGTCCTGAGAGGCATGGGGATTTCTGAGTTTCTTTCTGAGGTGATGTAAGGATATGGAGGCAGTTGGAACTTAGAGGTCCAAGTGAGGTGAGGAAGGATGTGGTGGCTGTGGACTTTTCTCAGAGGTGCTGATGGGCTGTGCGATCACCTGTGTGTTTGGGCAGGGCCAGTACCACAAGCGGGGCTGGTGGGCAGGGAGCCTCTATGAGGAGGAGCAGTGCCTGTGTGATAAGGCAGAATCGGCAAACAAGCAGGGCCATGGGGAGTGTGGGTGATGGGCTGGATTGAGAAGGCACGGGCAGAGGTGCTGGATGTAAGCGAGTAGGTGAAGCTGTTGCTGACCTGGGAAGAAGGCGGGTTGTCCAGAGCTGAAGTGCAGCACTTGGTTGATGGTGCTCGTGCAGAAATAGATCCCCTGGTCCTGTGCCTTAAAGTTTTTCACCACCAGCCGATAGGATTTGCCTTGTTTTGACCCCTCAAATTGTGAAGATGTTTTCGCATTCCCTGGGTAGGTGGTctgggaaaacacagaaatgtagACGATGAAGTGAAGTTTCCCATCCTTGCCCTGTCGGACCCAGGAAACACTACTGTCACTGTTGTAAGGCGGGCACTCCAGCTCCAGCCGCTGTCCCTCCTGGGGATGCTTCATAGTCCTGTTGAAGAACCTGGCCTCCATCGTGTTCCTCTGTCCCTGGGCGCTGGTGCAGCCTGTGGGCAGAAGTCAGCCATGTCCCCTCTGATGCTGCTCAGGAAGAGTTCCCAGGGCATTTGGGCAGGGCTCTTCCCCACCGGTGCAGTGCatggcaggcaggcagctgggctgtgtggTTGAATGTGGAGGGAGGCCTCGGCGTTCAGCACGcttgggtgctgtgctggagtTCCTGGAGACTCAGCGTTGAGAGCTTTGGGCTCTCAAGATGGATGCCgcccttcagagcagcccttcagcTGCCTTCTTGGGGCTGCTGCCATTTCCCAGCTTCTCCAGACATTTTTCCCCCTAACACTTGCTAAATGCCCTGtctctccccttccccatcccctccaGCAAAACCTGTCTGAACAGGCTCTGTTCCTGTTATGTATTGCACTGCAGTCCCACCACTCCCGCTTCCCTCTGCAGTCACTGAGCAGCCCTGAATTCCATCTTCTGGATTTGCCATTTCTTTCCCCTTGGTTTGTTTTGCCTGGTTTCTTGGATGTGGTGTAAAGGGAATACCTTCACCCATTgtcctccttcctcccagcaCGGGTGCCCCGTAAGCCTGCTTCCATACTCACAGAGCCCCAGgctgagcaggaggagcagtgcaggagaCCCGGCCATCGTCCTCGGGGCGGTGCAGCGGAGCGTGGCTGATGTTTCTCACTGAACTTTGGAGGCAGCGTAATTTATAGGAGAGGATGTGATGTCATCAGGATCCTCTTCTGTGAAGAGTCCGTGTTCAGCCTCTGAGGTGAAACAGAGTGAGGAAAGATCTCTGCAGCACTTCATTTGTGATCCAGAACTGGGTCTCATTTATCGTTATAGCAATGTTTTTAATGGTGCCTCTGGGGTTTTGCTACAATGTCTTGAGCTGAGATTCAGGCTTTCCGTGGTCCTTTTGGAAGCCTGTTCTGTTGCCACCTACTGCTGTCTCCTAGTTTTTTTGTTGCTCGCATCATGACCAGAACTACTGGAAACCAGGTCAAGTCCCCTTCAATGGACATGGACTGCAAGTTGTATTTTAGGTcggagattttattttattttttctattccaTTTAGAGTTTGATCCATGTGCATTTTTCATCTCAGAGTCCATACATTGTGAGCATGTGGCTGAGTTCCGTATGTTAGTTGTTCTCTGCAACTGTTCCTTGTAATTTCTGtgcagaagctgctgtgtgCAAGGCAGGCGGTCTCTGGTGTGATACCCATGAAGAAAG
Above is a window of Meleagris gallopavo isolate NT-WF06-2002-E0010 breed Aviagen turkey brand Nicholas breeding stock chromosome 4, Turkey_5.1, whole genome shotgun sequence DNA encoding:
- the LOC104910915 gene encoding T-cell surface glycoprotein CD8 alpha chain-like — its product is MAGSPALLLLLSLGLCCTSAQGQRNTMEARFFNRTMKHPQEGQRLELECPPYNSDSSVSWVRQGKDGKLHFIVYISVFSQTTYPGNAKTSSQFEGSKQGKSYRLVVKNFKAQDQGIYFCTSTINQVLHFSSGQPAFFPVTTAAPTTHTATTQSSQVTMKDNSQQGPDAAEHITSTATTQSSQVTTKDNSQQGPHAGISNKNTLNSICNIFLWVRVAGTGLLLLTAITITITHCQRPSSA